Below is a genomic region from Paenibacillus rhizovicinus.
AATGATGGTCATGATCGATCGTACGCTGCATGCCATCGGCAAGGAGCTGCCGGAGCCGTCCGGCAAGGAGCTGGATGGTTTTGCCGATAAAGGCCAAGTCGCCGATTATGCCGCCAAGTCCGTTGCCGCGCTGGTGAAGGCGGGCATCGTGAAGGGCGGCACGGTCGGCATCGAGCCGGCCAAATCAACGAACCGCGCCGAAATGGCGGTCATCCTGTACCGCATCCTGATGCTGCAGCAGCAGTAATACGCATGCCAATAGGGCCGCTCTCGTCCGACCGGACGGGAGCGGCCCTTGGTGCGTGCAGCGACGGTAGCGATGTTTCGTGCGGCAACTATACGCTAGATGCTAGACGACGAACGCATAAAAGCGGTTGACACGATTAAACCCTGCAGGTATCATACGAAACATAATAATAACCGAGTAATTTCGTTGGAATTAGCCAATTTGCATCGCGGTCGCTTGTCGGCCGGAGAGTCGGAGACATGCTTGGGGACCTCCTCGTATTGTGGCCTGTCTCATTTGCGTTTATGGACAATAAGCTTGCGGATAAAGGAGATACGACAACGATGGAAGCTGATCACAAGCCGTCTTGCTGCTGCGGGGTATCAAGAGCAGAGCCGGAAGCGTTGGAACGAGGACAAGCCGATATGCAAGCCGACGCGCAGCCGGAACTGGCTGATTCGGCTCCGGAAGCTGATTCTCTCGTCAGCCAACAGACGAGAAGAGACATGATCTATTTGCCAGGCGGCGAGTTCCTCATGGGTACCGATGACGAGGAGGGATTCCCGCGAGACGGCGAAGGCCCGATCCGGAAGGTCGCATTGTCCCCCTTCTATATGGATGCCTGCGCCGTTACGAATGCGGAATTCGCCGCTTTCGCGGAGGCGACCGGCTACGTCACCGAAGCGGAGCGGTTCGGCTGGTCGTTCGTCTTCCATCTGTTCGTGCCGGAAGCAGCGAGAGCCGCTGCCAAGCCGGTGCCCGGAGTGCCTTGGTGGCTGGCCGTCGACGGCGCAAGCTGGCACAAGCCGGAAGGCGAAGGATCCGGGATCGACGATCGGCTCGATCACCCTGTCGTTCACGTGTCGTGGAGCGATGCCGCGGCCTACGCGAAGTGGGCGGGGAAACGCTTGCCGACGGAAGCGGAATGGGAATACGCGGCGCGAGGCGGACTCGCGCAGAAGCGATATCCGTGGGGCGACCTGCTGAAGCCGGACGGGGAGCACCGCTGCAACATCTGGCAGGGCAAATTCCCCGATAAGAACAATGCCTCCGACGGCTATGCGGGTACCGCGCCGGTACGTTCTTTTGCTCCGAACGGCTACGGTCTGTACAACATGGTCGGCAACGTGTGGGAGTGGTGCGGCGACTGGTTCACCGCTCAGCCAGCGGAAGCGCCGGGAAGCGGCGTGAACCCGCAAGGTCCCGTAACGGGCGTAAGCCGGGTGACGCGAGGAGGGTCCTACCTCTGCCACAAGTCGTACTGCAACCGGTACCGGGTGGCCGCGCGCAGCTCCAATACGCCGGACAGCTCCACGGGCAATATGGGCTTTCGCTGTGCGGCGGATGCTTAAGGCAGGTACGAATCTTTATGGAGGATACCGCAATGCAGCGTAACAGCGCTGTGCTGCGGTATTTTTTGTATGCGGAAAAGGCAGGTTTCCACGGCCGCGACGGCAATCGCCTTGCGCCGCAAGAAGCCGTGACGCGCGCGGAAGTGGCGGCAATGGTCGAACGACTGCTTAAGAAATCGAATTTGATTTAACGCGAGTGTGCCGGAATTCGTCCGGTCCTCGCCGACATGCATTGGACGCGCACCGGATTCATTCGGTGCGCGTTTTTGTTTTATGGGACAAGGTGCATAGGAATACCCGTATGTTTTAGAGGTTTGCCTTATATAGCTGGTAAATTTGCCTTGTTACAATGGAAGGGACTGATGATTTGGAGGGGATTCCATGCTTGCTGTTGATTATGTCAATCCGTTGATCGGCTCGATTGGCCATTTGCTTACCGCAACTTCGCCTACGGTTTCGCTGCCGCACGGCATGATGAAGCTTGCGCCGATAACGACGCCGGGCATTGCGGACAAATATTTGGCGGACCGGATCTTCGGCTTCCCGGCCGGATGCGCCAGTCTGATGCCGACGCGGAACGCTGCCCTGTCCGACCCGGCATCGCTCTCGTCGCTCTACGATCACGACCTGGAGCAAGCGACGCCTTACGCCTACAGCGTGCTGCTGGAGGATGAAGGCATCGAGGCGGAAATGACGGCTTCCTATCAATCCGCTCACTACCGTTTCCGTTATCCGGATGCTTCGGTCGCCGCCATATCGGTCGGATTTCCCGCGAATGGCAGCCTGGCGCTGCTAAGCGAGCGGTCGGCGGTCGTCCAAGGCACGCTGAACGGCGTGACTCATTATACGTTTCTCGCATTCTCGCAGCCGGTCGAGCGATTCGGGGAATGGCGGTCGGAACGCCAAGCCGGATGCATGCTCCGGACGAAGGCTCCGGAGGGCCTGCTCGAAGTTCAAGCAGGCATCTCGTATATCGACGCGGAGCAGGCGAAGCGCAATGCGGGCAGCGAGCTGGACGGACGCAGTTTCGAGCAAACGAAACAAGCGGCCCGCGAGATCTGGCAGAGCGCGCTCAGCCGGATCGAAGTGACCGGCGGCTCCGAGGAGCAGAAGACGATTTTCTATACCTCGCTGTATCGTTCGCTTCTTAAT
It encodes:
- a CDS encoding formylglycine-generating enzyme family protein; the encoded protein is MEADHKPSCCCGVSRAEPEALERGQADMQADAQPELADSAPEADSLVSQQTRRDMIYLPGGEFLMGTDDEEGFPRDGEGPIRKVALSPFYMDACAVTNAEFAAFAEATGYVTEAERFGWSFVFHLFVPEAARAAAKPVPGVPWWLAVDGASWHKPEGEGSGIDDRLDHPVVHVSWSDAAAYAKWAGKRLPTEAEWEYAARGGLAQKRYPWGDLLKPDGEHRCNIWQGKFPDKNNASDGYAGTAPVRSFAPNGYGLYNMVGNVWEWCGDWFTAQPAEAPGSGVNPQGPVTGVSRVTRGGSYLCHKSYCNRYRVAARSSNTPDSSTGNMGFRCAADA